In Labrus bergylta chromosome 1, fLabBer1.1, whole genome shotgun sequence, one genomic interval encodes:
- the mchr1a gene encoding melanin-concentrating hormone receptor 1 yields MDYLNLSNFSLIDSNSTTTTTTVVDGTLHCSSILHVISGIICFLGIMGNCIVIYTIMKKTKCRAKQTVPDIFILNLSLIDLLFLLGMPFLIHQLLGNGTWHFGAAMCTVITALDSNSQIVSTYILTAMTLDRYLATVHPIRFNYIRTPCVAALVIGLVWGLSLLTIIPVWMYAGLMTLPDDMVACALLLPNPVTDIYWFTLYQFFLAFAIPLAIICLVFFKILQHMSTSVAPLPPRSLRVRTRKVTRMAVAICLAFFICWAPYYILQLVHLGVQKPSLAFSYAYNIAISMGYANSCINPFLYIILSETFKRRLYRAVRPINRKFRVNPSTTDGGSVSVRMISEGAQQEPASGEMLPSNVAPQ; encoded by the exons ATGGATTATTTAAACCTCTCCAATTTTTCTCTCATAGACTCtaattcaacaacaacaacaacaacag TTGTAGATGGAACTCTACACTGCAGCTCCATCCTGCACGTCATCTCTGGCATCATCTGCTTTCTGGGCATCATGGGGAACTGTATTGTCATTTACACCATCATGAAGAAGACCAAATGCCGGGCCAAACAAACCGTTCCAGATATATTCATCCTGAACTTATCGCTCATCgatctcctgtttctcctcgGGATGCCGTTCCTCATCCACCAGTTGCTGGGCAATGGCACCTGGCACTTTGGAGCTGCTATGTGCACAGTCATCACCGCGCTCGACTCCAACAGCCAGATTGTGAGCACTTACATCCTCACTGCGATGACACTCGATCGTTACCTGGCTACGGTCCATCCCATCCGCTTCAACTACATCCGCACACCTTGTGTGGCGGCGCTGGTGATCGGCTTGGTGTGGGGTCTGTCTTTGCTCACCATCATTCCCGTGTGGATGTACGCCGGCCTGATGACTCTGCCCGACGACATGGTCGCCTGCGCTCTCCTCCTGCCCAACCCGGTCACCGACATATACTGGTTTACACTCTACCAGTTCTTCTTGGCGTTTGCTATTCCGCTGGCCATCATCTGCCTGGTGTTCTTCAAGATCCTGCAGCACATGTCCACCAGCGTGGCCCCGCTGCCTCCCCGGAGTCTGAGGGTCCGAACCAGGAAGGTGACCCGGATGGCGGTGGCCATCTGCCTGGCGTTCTTCATCTGCTGGGCCCCTTACTACATCCTCCAACTGGTCCACCTCGGCGTGCAGAAGCCAAGCCTAGCCTTCTCCTATGCCTACAACATAGCCATTAGCATGGGCTATGCTAACAGCTGCATCAACCCATTCCTCTACATCATCCTCAGTGAGACGTTTAAGAGGCGGCTCTACAGGGCGGTTCGGCCAATCAACAGAAAGTTCCGCGTGAACCCGAGCACGACAGATGGTGGAAGTGTGAGCGTGAGGATGATTTCTGAAGGGGCTCAGCAGGAGCCGGCGTCAGGGGAGATGTTACCATCCAATGTGGCCCCACAGTGA